In Tepidibacillus fermentans, a single window of DNA contains:
- the pilM gene encoding type IV pilus biogenesis protein PilM, whose amino-acid sequence MFHRFKFRLNKNKRQLAICFEEKMIRFIEVTLNQERIVEIHQAFSLENKLMNEAGHVDKESWKRFLKETVKPYKIKAKQVHVVIPTSNVIVRQHVMPNLPEKELKQMIHYEIGNTIHLPFELPVVDIVKIKTEGAIYKDDGEEGSQVVLVAAPGQMIYPIVEGLLDVGLEVKSVDIPATSLYRLFKTNYPERKEEPMIIAEIMNHGVDLHIFDRGILWFTRHIQMDFTEEPSLIEGTINVKALLERIQSQEYYQSFVLDLANEMERAMNFFQYTLNNRDQAINSCWIVSKHKLNENFYLYLQNRLEIEVNPLIYQPKSTKVMSVDLSGYDKGIGTLCREVTNRGN is encoded by the coding sequence TTGTTTCATCGATTCAAGTTTCGGCTGAACAAAAATAAAAGGCAACTTGCTATTTGTTTTGAAGAAAAAATGATTCGCTTCATAGAAGTAACCTTAAATCAAGAGCGAATTGTTGAGATTCACCAGGCTTTTTCATTGGAGAATAAGCTGATGAATGAAGCAGGTCATGTCGACAAGGAAAGTTGGAAACGGTTTCTAAAAGAAACAGTAAAGCCATATAAAATCAAAGCTAAACAAGTTCATGTTGTGATTCCAACATCCAATGTCATCGTTCGTCAACATGTCATGCCCAATCTCCCAGAAAAAGAGTTAAAACAAATGATACACTATGAGATTGGCAATACCATTCACTTACCTTTTGAATTACCAGTGGTCGATATCGTAAAAATAAAAACAGAGGGAGCAATCTATAAAGATGACGGTGAAGAGGGAAGTCAAGTTGTCTTAGTTGCTGCACCAGGTCAGATGATCTACCCGATTGTTGAGGGACTCCTCGATGTTGGCCTAGAAGTCAAAAGTGTCGATATTCCTGCTACGAGTTTATATCGCTTGTTTAAAACGAATTATCCAGAACGAAAAGAGGAGCCGATGATTATTGCTGAGATCATGAATCATGGTGTTGACTTACATATCTTCGACCGAGGAATTTTATGGTTTACCCGTCATATCCAAATGGATTTTACTGAAGAACCCTCATTAATCGAGGGAACAATCAATGTCAAGGCTTTATTAGAGAGGATCCAATCTCAAGAATACTACCAATCTTTTGTGTTAGACTTAGCAAATGAAATGGAACGGGCGATGAATTTTTTCCAATATACATTAAATAACCGAGACCAAGCGATTAACAGTTGTTGGATCGTGTCAAAGCATAAGTTGAATGAAAATTTTTACCTTTATTTGCAAAACAGATTGGAAATCGAGGTAAACCCTTTAATTTATCAACC